The following are encoded in a window of Penaeus vannamei isolate JL-2024 chromosome 35, ASM4276789v1, whole genome shotgun sequence genomic DNA:
- the LOC113828456 gene encoding coiled-coil domain-containing protein 102A isoform X1, with protein sequence MAQSGGGSSRRGAQAPLPGAHPHPPPPHTHDPVSLPYHWHDKQELIQRELEEARARATQMEKTMRWWSDCTANWREKWSKVRSERNKAREEVRILRGRLEVSQRETGVLRREKNDLEAQMALITQTHMMRSRNKDDLVEKPTDLRDQVDTEDINNHKGDSPERDGSTPARPITQTEAEKLSSDELQFIRDAKNTNFSLLEEMFGSRGSHHEENVNVEAGIPQSGVENVSVYAHKASEASRLSEKCRAGREVKDLICDEYLKDSAVKEMPENCHHPQRENDVEEKLIHNQQQEQAFRDSAILPPTGSGNSSTQPSPSHRISTMSDPLPDTCHINPRISAVSDPMSEVCGGSECSEGGYEEPIRPSDPCANANPGANRRGWRTNNGGSVMESSTGGSVIDDTGITPEQETLEQQLKMMKLRLEEATKTIQAERDEKLILHREVSKWQSEANELRARLEDIRASRQEAVKELVSLRTQHQKEVQCLQLEMLDEASSRECVDRRLADLRAELERLQEENAKEWGRRERLESEKIGMERDNKKLRAQVSDLEERLDKRNKLAASTPDSDVAQLKQEIADKYKELSELKHAHAKLKKVLADKSVELQHTTRRADQYESEVKRLRGRVEELKKELAASEDEVDGATNNIRKLQRGNDELQETVENLELQVEHLQSRLRSSQAASLPLRTANLLQDSDDDHAQF encoded by the exons ATGGCCCAGTCAGGTGGTGGCTCGTCCCGACGTGGGGCTCAGGCTCCACTGCCGGGCgcacatcctcatccacctcccccacacacacacgatcctGTGTCCTTACCTTACCACTGGCATGACAAGCAG GAACTCATCCAAAGGGAGCTGGAGGAGGCCCGAGCCCGTGCCACGCAGATGGAGAAGACCATGAGGTGGTGGTCAGACTGCACTGCCAactggagagagaagtggagcaaG GTAAGGAGTGAGCGCAACAAAGCACGGGAGGAAGTGAGGATCCTCCGCGGGCGTCTCGAGGTCTCCCAGAGAGAGACTGGGGTCCTTAGACGGGAGAAGAATGACCTGGAAGCCCAAATGGCCCTCATAACCCAGACACACATGATGAGGTCACGGAACAAGGATGACCTGGTGGAAAAGCCAACCGATCTGAGAGATCAGGTAGATACGGAGGATATT AACAACCACAAAGGAGACTCACCTGAGAGAGATGGCAGCACTCCCGCCCGTCCAATCACCCAGACTGAAGCAGAGAAGCTGTCCAGCGATGAACTCCAGTTCATCCGTGATGCCAAAAACACCAACTTCAGCCTCCTAGAGGAAATGTTTGGCTCTCGTGGGAGCCACcatgaagaaaatgtaaatgtGGAGGCAGGCATTCCCCAGAGTGGTGTTgagaatgtgtctgtgtatgcccaCAAGGCCAGCGAGGCCTCACGCCTAAGTGAGAAGTGCCGTGCGGGACGAGAGGTCAAGGACCTCATTTGTGATGAGTACTTGAAAGACAGTGCAGTGAAGGAGATGCCAGAAAACTGCCACCACCCACAGCGGGAGAATGATGTGGAAGAGAAACTAATCCACAATCAGCAGCAGGAACAAGCATTCAGAGACAGCGCTATTTTGCCACCCACTGGGAGTGGCAACAGCAGTACACAGCCGTCCCCATCCCACAGAATATCAACCATGTCAGACCCCTTGCCAGACACATGTCACATCAATCCCAGAATATCTGCAGTGTCGGACCCCATGAGTGAAGTGTGTGGTGGTAGCGAGTGCAGTGAGGGAGGCTACGAGGAGCCTATCCGACCCAGCGATCCCTGTGCCAATGCCAACCCTGGTGCCAACAGGAGAGGCTGGAGGACAAACAATGGTGGAAGTGTGATGGAAAGCAGCACTGGAGGCTCAGTTATAGATGACACCGGCATCACTCCCGAGCAAGAAACCCTCGAGCAGCAGCTGAAGATGATGAAGCTGCGGCTGGAAGAAGCCACGAAGACCATTCAGGCAGAGAGGGA CGAAAAATTGATACTCCACCGTGAAGTTTCGAAATGGCAGTCAGAGGCCAACGAATTACGTGCCCGCCTGGAGGATATCCGAGCATCACGACAGGAGGCCGTCAAGGAATTGGTCTCACTCCGCACCCAACACCAGAAGGAAGTTCAGTGCTTACAGCTGGAGATGCTAGATGAGGCGTCGTCAAGAGAATGCGTTGATCGTAG gCTAGCAGATCTCAGAGCAGAGTTGGAACGTCTGCAAGAAGAAAATGCCAAAGAATGGGGCCGAAGAGAGAGGCTAGAGAGCGAAAAAATAGGCATGGAACGAGACAACAAGAAGCTTAGAGCGCAGGTCAGTGACTTAGAAGAGAGGTTAGACAAGAGAAACAAACTCGCAGCTTCGACACCTGATTCTGACGTTGCCCAGCTGAAGCAAGAGATTGCAGATAAATATAAG GAACTGTCGGAGCTCAAGCATGCACACGCCAAGCTCAAGAAAGTATTGGCCGACAAGTCTGTGGAACTCCAGCACACAACCCGACGAGCCGACCAGTACGAGAGTGAAGTGAAGCGCCTCAGAGGTCGGGTTGAAGAGCTGAAGAAGGAGCTGGCAGCTTCAGAGGACGAGGTTGATGGTGCTACCAACAATATAAG GAAACTGCAACGAGGGAATGACGAACTCCAAGAAACAGTTGAGAACCTTGAGCTGCAGGTAGAGCATCTGCAGTCCCGCCTGCGCTCCTCCCAGGCTGCTTCACTACCTCTGCGTACAGCCAACTTACTCCAGGATTCGGATGACGATCATGCACAATTTTGA
- the LOC113828456 gene encoding coiled-coil domain-containing protein 102A isoform X2 — protein MAQSGGGSSRRGAQAPLPGAHPHPPPPHTHDPVSLPYHWHDKQELIQRELEEARARATQMEKTMRWWSDCTANWREKWSKVRSERNKAREEVRILRGRLEVSQRETGVLRREKNDLEAQMALITQTHMMRSRNKDDLVEKPTDLRDQNNHKGDSPERDGSTPARPITQTEAEKLSSDELQFIRDAKNTNFSLLEEMFGSRGSHHEENVNVEAGIPQSGVENVSVYAHKASEASRLSEKCRAGREVKDLICDEYLKDSAVKEMPENCHHPQRENDVEEKLIHNQQQEQAFRDSAILPPTGSGNSSTQPSPSHRISTMSDPLPDTCHINPRISAVSDPMSEVCGGSECSEGGYEEPIRPSDPCANANPGANRRGWRTNNGGSVMESSTGGSVIDDTGITPEQETLEQQLKMMKLRLEEATKTIQAERDEKLILHREVSKWQSEANELRARLEDIRASRQEAVKELVSLRTQHQKEVQCLQLEMLDEASSRECVDRRLADLRAELERLQEENAKEWGRRERLESEKIGMERDNKKLRAQVSDLEERLDKRNKLAASTPDSDVAQLKQEIADKYKELSELKHAHAKLKKVLADKSVELQHTTRRADQYESEVKRLRGRVEELKKELAASEDEVDGATNNIRKLQRGNDELQETVENLELQVEHLQSRLRSSQAASLPLRTANLLQDSDDDHAQF, from the exons ATGGCCCAGTCAGGTGGTGGCTCGTCCCGACGTGGGGCTCAGGCTCCACTGCCGGGCgcacatcctcatccacctcccccacacacacacgatcctGTGTCCTTACCTTACCACTGGCATGACAAGCAG GAACTCATCCAAAGGGAGCTGGAGGAGGCCCGAGCCCGTGCCACGCAGATGGAGAAGACCATGAGGTGGTGGTCAGACTGCACTGCCAactggagagagaagtggagcaaG GTAAGGAGTGAGCGCAACAAAGCACGGGAGGAAGTGAGGATCCTCCGCGGGCGTCTCGAGGTCTCCCAGAGAGAGACTGGGGTCCTTAGACGGGAGAAGAATGACCTGGAAGCCCAAATGGCCCTCATAACCCAGACACACATGATGAGGTCACGGAACAAGGATGACCTGGTGGAAAAGCCAACCGATCTGAGAGATCAG AACAACCACAAAGGAGACTCACCTGAGAGAGATGGCAGCACTCCCGCCCGTCCAATCACCCAGACTGAAGCAGAGAAGCTGTCCAGCGATGAACTCCAGTTCATCCGTGATGCCAAAAACACCAACTTCAGCCTCCTAGAGGAAATGTTTGGCTCTCGTGGGAGCCACcatgaagaaaatgtaaatgtGGAGGCAGGCATTCCCCAGAGTGGTGTTgagaatgtgtctgtgtatgcccaCAAGGCCAGCGAGGCCTCACGCCTAAGTGAGAAGTGCCGTGCGGGACGAGAGGTCAAGGACCTCATTTGTGATGAGTACTTGAAAGACAGTGCAGTGAAGGAGATGCCAGAAAACTGCCACCACCCACAGCGGGAGAATGATGTGGAAGAGAAACTAATCCACAATCAGCAGCAGGAACAAGCATTCAGAGACAGCGCTATTTTGCCACCCACTGGGAGTGGCAACAGCAGTACACAGCCGTCCCCATCCCACAGAATATCAACCATGTCAGACCCCTTGCCAGACACATGTCACATCAATCCCAGAATATCTGCAGTGTCGGACCCCATGAGTGAAGTGTGTGGTGGTAGCGAGTGCAGTGAGGGAGGCTACGAGGAGCCTATCCGACCCAGCGATCCCTGTGCCAATGCCAACCCTGGTGCCAACAGGAGAGGCTGGAGGACAAACAATGGTGGAAGTGTGATGGAAAGCAGCACTGGAGGCTCAGTTATAGATGACACCGGCATCACTCCCGAGCAAGAAACCCTCGAGCAGCAGCTGAAGATGATGAAGCTGCGGCTGGAAGAAGCCACGAAGACCATTCAGGCAGAGAGGGA CGAAAAATTGATACTCCACCGTGAAGTTTCGAAATGGCAGTCAGAGGCCAACGAATTACGTGCCCGCCTGGAGGATATCCGAGCATCACGACAGGAGGCCGTCAAGGAATTGGTCTCACTCCGCACCCAACACCAGAAGGAAGTTCAGTGCTTACAGCTGGAGATGCTAGATGAGGCGTCGTCAAGAGAATGCGTTGATCGTAG gCTAGCAGATCTCAGAGCAGAGTTGGAACGTCTGCAAGAAGAAAATGCCAAAGAATGGGGCCGAAGAGAGAGGCTAGAGAGCGAAAAAATAGGCATGGAACGAGACAACAAGAAGCTTAGAGCGCAGGTCAGTGACTTAGAAGAGAGGTTAGACAAGAGAAACAAACTCGCAGCTTCGACACCTGATTCTGACGTTGCCCAGCTGAAGCAAGAGATTGCAGATAAATATAAG GAACTGTCGGAGCTCAAGCATGCACACGCCAAGCTCAAGAAAGTATTGGCCGACAAGTCTGTGGAACTCCAGCACACAACCCGACGAGCCGACCAGTACGAGAGTGAAGTGAAGCGCCTCAGAGGTCGGGTTGAAGAGCTGAAGAAGGAGCTGGCAGCTTCAGAGGACGAGGTTGATGGTGCTACCAACAATATAAG GAAACTGCAACGAGGGAATGACGAACTCCAAGAAACAGTTGAGAACCTTGAGCTGCAGGTAGAGCATCTGCAGTCCCGCCTGCGCTCCTCCCAGGCTGCTTCACTACCTCTGCGTACAGCCAACTTACTCCAGGATTCGGATGACGATCATGCACAATTTTGA